The following are from one region of the Octopus sinensis unplaced genomic scaffold, ASM634580v1 Contig18682, whole genome shotgun sequence genome:
- the LOC115231511 gene encoding histone H2A-beta, sperm-like → MSSRGKGGKVRSKAKSKSVRAGLQFPVGRIHRCLRHETRMRVGIPAAVYMCAVLEYAVAEMLELAGNTAVKCGKRRIKPRHIVVAIGNDDELKELTQKAIISSGGFMIRKTAETPKPTS, encoded by the coding sequence ATGTCttcaagaggaaaaggaggaaaagtacGGTCAAAGGCTAAAAGCAAATCCGTTCGGGCCGGGTTACAGTTTCCAGTTGGACGCATTCACCGGTGTCTCCGTCATGAAACCCGAATGCGAGTAGGAATTCCTGCCGCAGTATATATGTGCGCAGTATTGGAATATGCTGTGGCTGAAATGCTTGAACTTGCTGGAAATACAGCAGTAAAATGtggaaaaagaagaattaaacCACGTCACATTGTCGTTGCAATTGGAAATGACGacgaattaaaagaattaactcaGAAAGCTATTATTTCATCTGGTGGATTTATGATTCGCAAAACTGCAGAAACTCCTAAACCAACTTCTtaa
- the LOC115231508 gene encoding histone H3.2-like has product MARTKQTARKSTGAKVPRKQLSAKSARKSVSQFGGVKKPHRFRPGVVAMREIRRYQKSTDLLLRKLPFQRLVRETAQFIKTDLRFQSSAIVALQEAAESYLVGIFEDSNLCAIHGKRVTIMPNDMHLSRRIRGEKT; this is encoded by the coding sequence atggctAGAACAAAACAAACGGCTCGAAAATCTACTGGTGCAAAAGTACCAAGGAAACAGTTGTCTGCAAAATCTGCTCGCAAGTCTGTTTCACAATTTGGAGGAGTAAAGAAACCTCATCGATTTCGACCTGGAGTTGTTGCAATGCGAGAAATTAGACGATATCAAAAGAGCACTGATTTGTTACTACGAAAACTTCCATTCCAGAGACTCGTGAGAGAAACCGCTCAGTTTATCAAAACTGATTTGCGTTTTCAATCGTCAGCGATTGTCGCTCTCCAAGAAGCGGCAGAGAGTTACCTAGTTGGAATTTTTGAAGACAGTAATTTGTGCGCAATTCACGGAAAAAGAGTAACTATAATGCCAAACGATATGCATTTATCGAGAAGAATTCGAGGTGAAAAAACAtaa
- the LOC115231512 gene encoding uncharacterized protein LOC115231512: MALGLRREDSPPKSISNRSKHNISAYLNRPDDDFSAWLGETKPQPTHKVKKSGQSSNADSESQDILRLRNRINTKLMEGNVASAVRVLSSDDRVLSITPSVLAELNAKHPSPPADLRSTTLNSDYPATYAPKEDVLDAINSLATGSCGGIDGLRPGHVKDLLSSHTCEAGARLLVSITALTNMIIQAQIPEYARDLLFSANITALRKKEGGIRPIAVGTFFRRLASKVACRQVTKFLGQELRPFQLGVGVRGGCEAAVHAARKFISASSERPDNASVLVKLDLTNAFNSLRRDCILETCYRRAPSIARLVSMAYSKPSLLIADDQILHSSNGVQQGDPLGPLLFALTIDPVVRNISSRFNVWYLDDATIGGPVASVLKDLENLIPSLNSLGLSINPLKSEIANIGFTPEDFTSVFNTFSNVLPNIRRTLIENLKILGSPISNLGVESSLYAKTSSLLAISNKLAKIDSIPACFSYAIVLQFQSFYYPQKCPMFL; encoded by the coding sequence ATGGCTCTCGGCCTCCGCAGAGAGGATTCCCCACCAAAATCGATTTCCAACCGTTCTAAGCATAACATCTCAGCCTACCTGAATCGCCCTGATGATGACTTTTCTGCCTGGCTGGGCGAAACAAAGCCCCAGCCAACGCATAAAGTCAAAAAATCCGGTCAAAGTAGCAACGCAGACTCAGAATCCCAAGACATTTTGCGCCTGCGGAACAGGATCAACACTAAACTGATGGAGGGAAATGTTGCCAGCGCTGTCCGTGTTTTATCATCTGATGACAGAGTTCTTTCCATTACACCAAGTGTCCTCGCTGAGCTTAATGCAAAACATCCGAGTCCCCCCGCGGACCTTCGCTCTACTACTCTAAACTCCGATTACCCCGCAACCTATGCCCCCAAAGAAGATGTTCTAGATGCTATTAATTCCCTCGCAACCGGCAGCTGCGGGGGCATCGACGGACTACGCCCAGGGCATGTGAAAGATCTACTCTCAAGCCACACCTGCGAGGCCGGCGCTCGCCTCCTCGTCTCCATAACTGCTCTGACAAACATGATCATCCAGGCACAAATCCCCGAGTACGCTCGGGACCTCCTATTTTCTGCAAACATCACCGCATTGAGGAAGAAGGAAGGCGGGATCCGCCCTATTGCTGTTGGTACATTTTTTCGCCGTCTAGCTTCCAAAGTAGCCTGTAGACAAGTTACCAAGTTTTTGGGCCAGGAACTACGCCCGTTTCAGTTGGGCGTCGGTGTCCGCGGCGGCTGTGAAGCTGCTGTCCATGCCGCAAGAAAGTTTATTTCCGCCTCGTCCGAAAGGCCGGATAACGCCTCTGTACTCGTGAAGCTAGACTTGACAAATGCCTTCAACAGTCTTCGTCGGGACTGTATTCTCGAAACTTGCTACCGCCGTGCTCCCTCAATTGCCCGCTTGGTATCTATGGCTTACTCCAAGCCAAGCCTTCTTATTGCCGATGACCAAATCCTACATTCCAGCAACGGTGTTCAACAGGGCGACCCACTTGGCCCGTTGCTTTTTGCCCTGACGATCGATCCTGTTGTTCGGAACATCTCATCTCGTTTCAATGTATGGTACCTGGACGACGCTACTATCGGAGGTCCGGTAGCTTCTGTCCTTAAAGATTTGGAAAATCTGATCCCCTCCCTTAATTCTCTTGGCCTATCCATCAATCCGCTCAAATCCGAAATTGCCAATATTGGCTTTACCCCAGAAGATTTTACCTCTGTATTTAATACGTTCTCGAATGTCCTTCCAAATATCCGCAGGACCTtgattgaaaatttgaaaatcttaGGGTCCCCTATATCTAATCTGGGTGTTGAATCATCCCTATATGCTAAAACATCCTCGCTGTTGGCAATTTCTAACAAACTAGCAAAAATCGATTCCATTCCGGCCTGTTTTTCCTACGCAATTGTTTTGCAATTCCAAAGCTTCTATTATCCTCAGAAGTGCCCCATGTTTCTTTAA